In one window of Primulina tabacum isolate GXHZ01 chromosome 8, ASM2559414v2, whole genome shotgun sequence DNA:
- the LOC142553780 gene encoding uncharacterized protein LOC142553780 produces MSFRLCTLKRSSFSKFSDFFRWNTVRNGELFHLSHRQTSDARGRGIQGKQVNSSSLPLCVLPDSFSCSRYYCSHYQIPFVLSHASSFFTLREGLPLVKKQDFMFRLKLGPLLYCLRKFKSHCSDSEFEGDDHENELYFVDGEINADEKEVDRVCKVMEETFAFDRNMETVLDECGVDLSHELVLRVLERFKHARKPAFRFFCWACERRGFAHNWSTYNVMLSILGKSRQFETMVSVLEEMGDKDLLTIETFTICIKAFAAAKEGTKAVGILDLMKNFKFKVGAEMINCLLDALARAKLGKEAQVLFEKLEHRFTPNLCTYTVLLHGWCRVNNLMEAGRTWNGMIDNGFKPDIVAHNIMLEGLLGNKKKSHAMELFGVMKSRGPYPSVRSYTVLIKDLCKHGNMQEAMEYLDEMLDSGCEPDAAVYTCLMTGFGNQKKMNVVYRLLKEMQEKGCLPDGRTYNALIKMMTSQHLPDDAVKIYKKMILSNVQPSIHTYNMMMKSYFASRNYEMGCAVWEEMKKKGCYPDENSYIILIRGLKRQGRSIEAYGYREEMIVKGMKAPQLDYKFTSDISWADRADILEVLTQKKMKF; encoded by the coding sequence ATGTCTTTTCGTTTATGTACTTTGAAAAGATCatctttttccaaattttcagattttttcaGGTGGAACACCGTCAGAAATGGCGAATTATTCCATCTCAGTCACAGACAAACCTCGGATGCGAGAGGAAGAGGAATTCAAGGAAAGCAAGTTAATAGTAGCTCTCTGCCCTTGTGTGTTTTGCCTGATTCTTTTAGTTGTAGTCGCTATTATTGTTCTCATTATCAAATTCCATTTGTATTGTCACACGCCTCTTCATTCTTCACTCTTCGAGAAGGCTTGCCGTTAGTTAAGAAGCAAGATTTTATGTTTCGCTTGAAGCTCGGGCCTTTATTATATTGTTTGAGAAAGTTTAAATCCCATTGTTCGGATTCCGAATTTGAGGGCGATGATCATGAAAATGAGTTGTATTTTGTTGACGGGGAAATAAATGCTGATGAAAAGGAGGTGGATAGGGTGTGTAAGGTGATGGAGGAAACCTTTGCTTTTGATCGGAATATGGAGACAGTTTTGGATGAATGTGGGGTTGATTTGAGTCATGAATTGGTGTTGCGTGTGCTGGAGAGGTTTAAGCACGCTAGAAAACCTGCATTTCGTTTTTTTTGCTGGGCATGTGAGAGGCGTGGATTTGCTCATAATTGGAGCACTTACAATGTGATGCTTAGTATACTTGGAAAGAGTCGGCAATTCGAGACCATGGTGTCGGTTCTTGAAGAAATGGGTGACAAGGATTTGCTTACAATAGAGACTTTTACCATTTGTATAAAAGCATTTGCTGCTGCCAAGGAGGGGACAAAGGCTGTTGGAATTCTtgatttgatgaaaaatttcaagtttaAAGTCGGTGCAGAGATGATCAATTGTTTGTTGGATGCACTAGCGAGGGCGAAGCTTGGAAAAGAAGCCCAGGTTTTGTTCGAGAAGCTGGAGCATAGGTTCACCCCAAATTTATGTACTTATACTGTTTTGCTCCATGGTTGGTGCAGGGTGAATAATTTGATGGAGGCAGGGAGGACGTGGAATGGGATGATTGACAATGGCTTCAAGCCTGATATTGTTGCCCACAACATAATGCTTGAAGGGTTGTTGGGAAATAAGAAAAAGTCCCATGCAATGGAGTTGTTTGGAGTGATGAAATCTAGAGGTCCATATCCCAGTGTGAGGAGCTATACAGTCTTGATTAAGGATCTTTGTAAACATGGCAACATGCAGGAAGCCATGGAGTACTTGGATGAAATGCTTGATTCTGGATGTGAGCCAGATGCAGCTGTGTACACCTGTTTAATGACGGGTTTCGGGaatcaaaagaaaatgaatGTGGTGTACCGGTTATTGAAGGAGATGCAGGAGAAAGGATGCCTGCCTGATGGGCGGACATACAATGCTCTGATCAAGATGATGACAAGCCAGCATTTGCCTGATGATGCGGTTAAAATCTATAAGAAAATGATACTGAGCAACGTCCAACCGAGTATTCATACTTATAACATGATGATGAAGTCATACTTCGCTTCAAGAAATTATGAAATGGGTTGTGCGGTGTGGGAGGAGATGAAGAAGAAGGGTTGTTATCCTGATGAAAACTCTTACATTATTTTGATTAGGGGCCTTAAAAGGCAGGGAAGATCAATTGAGGCATATGGATATAGAGAAGAAATGATAGTCAAAGGAATGAAAGCACCTCAACTTGATTACAAGTTCACATCTGATATTTCCTGGGCAGATAGGGCAGATATTTTGGAAGTGTTGACCCAAAAGAAGATGAAGTTCTGA
- the LOC142554591 gene encoding uncharacterized protein LOC142554591, translated as MVQPEEEEVWRVFVDGASSLAGCGVGVVIISPSGEKIKLALRIDSRVTNNEPEYEAVLAGIRDTWEVGASRIILYSDSQLITQQIKGVYEAEDDRMLKYLKLIKAQSEIFVD; from the coding sequence ATGGTTCAGCCTGAGGAAGAGGAAGTGTGGAGAGTTTTTGTGGATGGGGCGTCTAGCCTTGCTGGATGTGGAGTAGGTGTGGTAATAATATCTCCCTCGGGAGAAAAGATTAAGCTAGCCTTGAGAATTGATTCCCGGGTAACTAATAATGAGCCAGAGTATGAAGCTGTTCTTGCTGGTATCCGAGATACCTGGGAGGTCGGAGCTTCTCGGATTATTTTGTACTCTGATTCACAGTTAATTACCCAGCAGATAAAGGGTGTTTATGAAGCTGAGGATGACAGGATGCTTAAATATCTCAAGCTCATAAAAGCCCAATCAGAAATTTTTGTGGATTGA